One Azospirillum sp. TSA2s genomic region harbors:
- the nuoH gene encoding NADH-quinone oxidoreductase subunit NuoH: MAEFWSGFLLPLIIMVLEILAITVPLLVAVAFMTYAERKIMGAMQLRQGPAIVGPFGLMQPFADGLKLFAKEQILPEGANRVVFYVAPMLTFFLALIAWAVIPFDYGVVLSNINVGVLYLFAISSLGVYGIVMAGWASNSRYAFLGALRSAAQMVSYEVSMGLIIITVLLCVGSLNLTDIVRAQETVWFCIPLLPMFVMFFISALAETNRAPFDLPEGESELVAGFMVEYSSAPFALFFLGEYANMILMSAMTSILFLGGWLPPLPFAPFTWVPGIVWFALKIAFCLFTYVWVRATVPRYRYDQLMRLGWKVFLPLSLFWVVLTAGVLVTFGWLPK; this comes from the coding sequence ATGGCTGAGTTCTGGAGCGGCTTCCTCCTGCCGCTGATCATTATGGTTCTGGAGATCCTGGCGATCACCGTGCCGCTGCTGGTGGCCGTCGCCTTCATGACCTATGCCGAGCGCAAGATCATGGGCGCGATGCAGCTGCGCCAGGGCCCGGCGATCGTCGGTCCCTTCGGCCTGATGCAGCCCTTCGCCGACGGCCTGAAGCTGTTCGCGAAGGAGCAGATCCTGCCGGAAGGCGCCAACCGCGTGGTGTTCTACGTCGCGCCGATGCTGACCTTCTTCCTGGCGCTGATCGCCTGGGCGGTCATCCCGTTCGACTACGGGGTGGTGCTGTCCAACATCAACGTCGGCGTGCTGTACCTGTTCGCGATCTCCTCGCTGGGCGTCTACGGCATCGTGATGGCCGGCTGGGCCTCGAACTCGCGCTACGCCTTCCTCGGTGCGCTCCGTTCCGCGGCGCAGATGGTGTCGTACGAGGTCTCGATGGGCCTCATCATCATCACCGTGCTGCTGTGCGTCGGTTCGCTGAACCTGACCGACATCGTGCGGGCCCAGGAGACGGTCTGGTTCTGCATTCCGCTGCTGCCGATGTTCGTGATGTTCTTCATCTCGGCGCTCGCGGAAACCAACCGCGCTCCCTTCGACCTGCCGGAAGGCGAGTCGGAGCTGGTCGCCGGCTTCATGGTCGAGTACAGCTCGGCTCCCTTCGCGCTCTTCTTCCTTGGCGAATACGCCAACATGATCCTGATGAGCGCGATGACGAGCATCCTGTTCCTCGGTGGCTGGCTGCCCCCGCTGCCGTTCGCGCCCTTCACCTGGGTGCCGGGCATCGTGTGGTTCGCGCTGAAGATCGCGTTCTGCCTGTTCACCTATGTCTGGGTTCGCGCCACCGTGCCGCGCTACCGCTACGACCAGCTGATGCGGCTGGGTTGGAAGGTCTTCCTGCCCCTGTCGCTGTTCTGGGTCGTGCTGACCGCCGGCGTCCTGGTGACCTTCGGCTGGCTGCCGAAGTAA
- a CDS encoding NADH-quinone oxidoreductase subunit B family protein, with product MGVEVAKPLAPIPPGPEQDAYIRAVSDEIQDKGFVLAKYEDLLAWARTGSLWPMTFGLACCAVEMIHAYMSRYDLDRFGVIPRPSPRQSDCMIVAGTLTNKMAPALRKVYDQMPEPRWVISMGSCANGGGYYHYSYAVVRGCDRIVPVDIYVPGCPPTAEALIYGILQLQKKIKRGNRIAR from the coding sequence ATGGGAGTAGAGGTCGCCAAGCCGCTGGCGCCGATTCCGCCCGGACCGGAACAGGACGCCTACATCCGCGCGGTCTCGGACGAGATCCAGGACAAGGGCTTCGTGCTGGCGAAGTACGAGGACCTGCTGGCCTGGGCCCGGACCGGCTCGCTGTGGCCGATGACCTTCGGTCTGGCCTGCTGCGCGGTGGAGATGATCCACGCCTATATGAGCCGGTATGACCTGGACCGTTTCGGCGTGATTCCGCGTCCCAGCCCGCGCCAGTCCGACTGCATGATCGTCGCCGGCACCCTGACCAACAAGATGGCCCCGGCGCTCCGCAAGGTCTACGACCAGATGCCGGAGCCGCGCTGGGTCATTTCGATGGGTTCCTGCGCCAACGGCGGCGGCTACTACCACTATTCCTACGCGGTGGTGCGTGGCTGCGACCGGATCGTGCCGGTGGACATCTATGTGCCCGGCTGCCCGCCGACGGCGGAGGCGCTGATTTACGGCATCCTCCAGCTCCAGAAGAAGATCAAGCGCGGCAACCGCATCGCCCGCTGA
- the nuoF gene encoding NADH-quinone oxidoreductase subunit NuoF, with the protein MLRDEDRIFTNLYGYQDFGLEAARKRGDWDNTASFLANGRDWIIDQVKESGLRGRGGAGFSTGMKWSFMPKNVTDKPVYLVINADEGEPGTCKDRDILRHDPHKLIEGCLIAGFAIGASACYIYIRGEFYNEGSNVQRAIDEAYAAGLIGKNACGTGYSYDVYIHRGAGAYICGEETALIESIEGKKGQPRNKPPFPAQAGLYSCPTTVNNVESIAVVPTILRRGASWFAGLGRPKNSGSKLFCISGHVNNPCNVEEEMGIPLKELIEKHAGGVRGGWDNLLGIIPGGSSVPVLPKSICDTVLMDFDSLREVQSGLGTAAVIVMDKSTDIVKAIARLSQFYAHESCGQCTPCREGTGWMNRVMQRMVTGNARLEEIDMLLQVTKQVEGHTICALGDAAAWPIQGLFRHFRPEVERRIQAYRNSAPLAAE; encoded by the coding sequence ATGCTTCGCGATGAGGACCGCATCTTCACCAACCTCTACGGCTACCAGGACTTCGGTCTCGAGGCGGCCCGCAAGCGCGGTGACTGGGACAACACGGCGTCCTTCCTGGCCAACGGCCGGGACTGGATCATCGATCAGGTGAAGGAATCGGGGCTGCGCGGCCGTGGCGGCGCCGGCTTCTCGACCGGCATGAAGTGGTCCTTCATGCCGAAGAACGTGACCGACAAGCCCGTCTATCTCGTCATCAACGCCGACGAGGGCGAGCCCGGCACCTGCAAGGACCGCGACATTCTGCGCCACGATCCGCACAAGCTGATCGAGGGCTGCCTGATCGCCGGATTCGCCATCGGTGCCAGCGCCTGCTACATCTACATCCGCGGCGAATTCTACAATGAGGGCTCCAACGTCCAGCGCGCCATCGACGAGGCGTATGCGGCGGGGCTGATCGGCAAGAACGCCTGCGGCACCGGCTACAGCTACGACGTCTACATCCACCGCGGTGCGGGCGCGTACATCTGTGGCGAGGAAACCGCGCTCATCGAGTCGATCGAGGGCAAGAAGGGGCAGCCGCGCAACAAGCCGCCGTTCCCCGCCCAGGCCGGTCTCTATTCCTGCCCGACCACGGTGAACAACGTCGAATCCATCGCGGTTGTTCCCACCATCCTGCGTCGCGGCGCCTCCTGGTTCGCCGGCCTCGGCCGTCCGAAGAACTCGGGCAGCAAGCTCTTCTGCATCTCCGGGCACGTGAACAATCCGTGCAACGTGGAAGAGGAGATGGGCATCCCGCTGAAGGAGCTGATCGAGAAGCATGCCGGCGGCGTGCGCGGCGGCTGGGACAACCTGCTGGGCATCATCCCCGGCGGCTCGTCGGTTCCGGTCCTGCCGAAGTCGATCTGCGACACCGTCCTGATGGATTTCGACTCCCTGCGCGAAGTGCAGTCGGGCCTCGGCACCGCCGCGGTGATCGTGATGGACAAGTCCACCGACATCGTGAAGGCCATCGCCCGTCTGTCGCAGTTCTACGCCCATGAGTCCTGCGGCCAGTGCACGCCGTGCCGCGAAGGCACTGGCTGGATGAACCGCGTCATGCAGCGCATGGTCACCGGCAACGCCCGCCTGGAAGAGATCGACATGCTGCTGCAGGTCACCAAGCAGGTCGAAGGCCACACCATCTGCGCGCTCGGCGACGCTGCCGCCTGGCCGATCCAGGGTCTGTTCCGCCACTTCCGCCCGGAAGTGGAGCGGCGCATCCAGGCCTACCGCAACAGCGCCCCGCTGGCGGCCGAGTAA
- the nuoG gene encoding NADH-quinone oxidoreductase subunit NuoG, with product MPKLTIDGIEIEVEPGTSILQACEQLGIEIPRFCYHERLSVPANCRMCLVEMERAPKPVASCAMPCGDGMVVRTNSETVLKARKGVMEFLLINHPLDCPICDQGGECDLQDQAMAYGFDRGRYGENKRAVKDKYMGPVIKTIMTRCIHCTRCIRFINEVAGVPDVGAVYRGEHMEITTFVEKAIGSELSGNLADVCPVGALTHKPYAFTARPWELRKTETIDVLDAVGSNIRVDARGAEVMRVLPRVNDDINEEWLNDKSRYSYDGLKRQRLDRPYIRQNGKLVPASWAEAFTAISARLKGLPGNRVAAIAGDLVDVEAQFALKELLSRLGSANLDCRQDGARFDTSVRAGYLFNSGIAGIEKADVILLVGTNPRWEGTLVNARIRKRYLAGGVTIASIGEQRDLTYPYSVIGSGPDTLQQLVDGSHPFAETLRAAKNPMIIVGMGAFQRADGLAVQAAARLVGEAYGMFRDDWNGFNVLHTAAARVGGIEAGFLPGEGGRDTQGILDGASKGEIDFVYLLGADEIDMAKLGNAFVVYQGHHGDAGAHRADVILPGAAYTEKNAVYVNTEGRPQLARLAVFPPGEAREDWKIVRALSEVLGTTLPFDTHGQLRQRLMAANPIFGAVGEMTPANWAPFGAQGPVDAAPFVTPITNFYMTDPISRASVTMANCTEALVGPAQERTGTHG from the coding sequence ATGCCGAAACTGACCATCGACGGGATCGAGATCGAGGTCGAGCCGGGCACCTCGATCCTCCAGGCTTGCGAGCAACTGGGGATCGAGATTCCGCGCTTCTGCTACCATGAGCGCCTCAGCGTGCCGGCCAACTGCCGCATGTGCCTCGTGGAGATGGAGCGCGCGCCCAAGCCGGTCGCGTCCTGCGCCATGCCCTGCGGCGACGGAATGGTCGTCCGCACCAACAGCGAGACCGTCCTGAAGGCCCGCAAGGGCGTCATGGAATTCCTGCTGATCAACCACCCGCTGGATTGCCCGATCTGCGATCAGGGCGGTGAGTGCGATCTGCAGGACCAGGCCATGGCCTATGGCTTCGACCGCGGCCGCTACGGCGAGAACAAGCGGGCGGTCAAGGACAAGTATATGGGTCCGGTCATCAAGACCATCATGACCCGTTGCATCCACTGCACCCGCTGCATCCGCTTCATCAACGAAGTGGCCGGTGTTCCCGATGTCGGCGCCGTTTACCGCGGCGAGCACATGGAGATCACCACCTTCGTCGAGAAGGCGATCGGCTCGGAGCTGTCGGGCAACCTCGCCGACGTCTGCCCGGTGGGTGCTCTGACCCACAAGCCCTACGCCTTCACGGCCCGTCCGTGGGAGCTGCGCAAGACCGAGACCATCGACGTCCTCGACGCCGTCGGCTCGAACATCCGCGTCGATGCCCGTGGCGCCGAGGTGATGCGCGTCCTGCCGCGCGTCAACGACGACATCAATGAGGAGTGGCTGAACGACAAGAGCCGCTACTCGTACGATGGTCTGAAGCGCCAGCGTCTCGACCGCCCCTACATCCGCCAGAACGGCAAGCTGGTCCCGGCCAGCTGGGCCGAGGCCTTCACCGCCATCTCGGCGCGCCTGAAGGGCCTGCCCGGCAACCGCGTTGCCGCCATCGCCGGCGATCTGGTCGATGTCGAGGCGCAGTTCGCGCTGAAGGAGCTGCTGTCGCGTCTGGGTTCCGCGAACCTCGACTGCCGTCAGGACGGCGCGCGGTTCGACACCTCGGTTCGTGCCGGCTACCTGTTCAATTCGGGCATCGCCGGCATCGAGAAGGCCGACGTGATCCTGCTGGTCGGCACCAACCCGCGCTGGGAAGGCACGCTGGTCAACGCCCGCATCCGCAAGCGCTATCTGGCCGGCGGCGTCACCATCGCCTCCATCGGCGAGCAGCGTGACCTGACCTATCCCTACAGCGTGATCGGCTCCGGTCCGGACACGCTGCAGCAGCTGGTCGACGGCAGCCATCCGTTCGCCGAGACGCTGCGCGCCGCCAAGAACCCGATGATCATCGTCGGCATGGGCGCCTTCCAGCGCGCCGACGGTCTCGCGGTCCAGGCCGCCGCCCGTCTGGTCGGCGAGGCCTACGGCATGTTCCGCGACGACTGGAACGGCTTCAACGTCCTGCACACCGCCGCGGCGCGTGTCGGCGGCATCGAGGCCGGCTTCTTGCCGGGCGAGGGTGGCCGTGACACCCAGGGCATCCTCGACGGCGCGTCGAAGGGCGAGATCGACTTCGTCTACCTGCTGGGCGCCGACGAGATCGACATGGCCAAGCTCGGCAACGCCTTCGTCGTCTACCAGGGCCACCATGGCGATGCCGGCGCCCACCGCGCCGACGTCATCCTGCCGGGTGCCGCCTACACCGAGAAGAACGCGGTCTACGTCAACACCGAAGGCCGTCCGCAGCTCGCCCGCCTCGCGGTCTTCCCGCCGGGTGAAGCGCGCGAGGATTGGAAGATCGTTCGCGCCCTGTCGGAAGTCCTGGGCACCACGCTGCCCTTCGACACCCACGGTCAGCTGCGCCAGCGGCTGATGGCGGCGAACCCGATCTTCGGTGCGGTCGGCGAGATGACCCCGGCAAACTGGGCGCCGTTCGGCGCGCAGGGCCCGGTCGATGCCGCCCCCTTCGTGACGCCGATCACCAACTTCTACATGACCGACCCGATCAGCCGGGCCTCGGTGACGATGGCCAACTGCACGGAAGCGCTGGTGGGCCCTGCTCAGGAGAGGACTGGCACCCATGGCTGA
- a CDS encoding NADH-quinone oxidoreductase subunit C, translated as MSEQALKELGDVIAAKIGGDVLKVEVRLGELMVTVKRPAILTVLTALRDDPATRFEQLTDITAVDYPDRAERFEVVYQLLSYTHNRRMRVKLSTDEDTPVPSAVAVFSAANWFEREVWDLFGIFFENHPDLRRILTDYGFEGHPFRKDFPLTGYVEARYDEDQKRVIYEPVRLTQDFRAFDFLSPWEGMTNVMLPGDEKAALQDGSKKP; from the coding sequence ATGTCCGAACAGGCGTTGAAGGAACTCGGGGACGTCATCGCCGCCAAGATCGGCGGCGACGTCCTGAAGGTCGAGGTGAGGCTCGGCGAACTGATGGTGACGGTCAAACGGCCGGCCATCCTGACGGTGCTGACCGCGCTGCGCGACGATCCGGCCACCCGGTTCGAGCAGCTGACCGACATCACCGCGGTCGATTACCCGGACCGCGCGGAGCGGTTCGAGGTCGTCTACCAGCTGCTCAGCTACACCCACAACCGGCGCATGCGCGTGAAGCTGTCGACCGACGAGGACACGCCCGTCCCGTCGGCGGTCGCCGTCTTCAGCGCCGCGAACTGGTTCGAGCGCGAGGTGTGGGACCTGTTCGGCATCTTCTTCGAGAACCATCCGGACCTGCGCCGCATCCTCACCGACTACGGGTTCGAGGGGCACCCCTTCCGCAAGGACTTCCCGCTGACCGGTTACGTCGAAGCCCGCTACGACGAGGACCAAAAGCGCGTGATCTACGAACCGGTCCGTCTGACCCAGGATTTCCGCGCCTTCGACTTCCTCAGCCCGTGGGAAGGCATGACCAACGTCATGCTGCCCGGCGACGAGAAGGCGGCCCTCCAGGACGGGAGCAAGAAGCCGTGA
- a CDS encoding NADH-quinone oxidoreductase subunit A, whose product MSTPLIIEYLPILVFLLIGIALAAVMVGASYVISPKNPDAEKVSPYECGFEPFEDARTKFDVRFYLVSILFIIFDLEVAFLFPWAVALGDIGLFGFWSMMLFLGILTIGFIYEWKKGALEWE is encoded by the coding sequence GTGTCGACTCCGCTGATCATTGAGTATCTTCCGATCCTGGTGTTTCTGCTGATCGGCATCGCGCTGGCCGCGGTGATGGTGGGGGCATCCTACGTCATCAGCCCGAAGAACCCGGACGCCGAGAAGGTCTCCCCCTACGAATGCGGCTTCGAGCCGTTCGAGGACGCGCGCACCAAGTTCGACGTGCGGTTCTACCTGGTCTCGATCCTGTTCATCATCTTCGACCTTGAAGTCGCCTTCCTGTTCCCGTGGGCGGTCGCCCTGGGTGACATCGGGCTGTTCGGCTTCTGGTCGATGATGCTGTTCCTGGGCATCCTGACCATCGGCTTCATTTATGAGTGGAAGAAAGGAGCTCTGGAATGGGAGTAG
- a CDS encoding DsbA family oxidoreductase, which translates to MLIETFADLICPWCYIGKRRLDRALMQRPNLRPEIRWQPFQLNPDMPRGGMSRDDYLAAKFGGAERARQIHRVVEDTAARDGLPLALDRIQRTPNSFDAHRLVRIAGRLGLGNAMADALFAAYFVEGVDIGDPDALASVAAGLGMDFVETRHQLSTDAESASVLAADTLARQMGLQAVPCYIFNRRYALSGAQEPASFLPLLDLGSEEPENLSVVSC; encoded by the coding sequence ATGCTGATCGAGACCTTCGCCGACCTGATCTGCCCCTGGTGCTACATCGGCAAGCGCCGGCTTGACCGGGCGCTGATGCAGCGGCCGAACCTGCGCCCGGAAATCCGCTGGCAGCCGTTCCAGCTGAACCCGGACATGCCACGCGGCGGGATGTCGCGCGACGACTATCTCGCCGCCAAGTTCGGCGGGGCGGAGCGGGCGCGGCAGATTCACCGGGTGGTGGAGGATACCGCGGCGCGCGACGGATTGCCGCTGGCGCTCGACCGCATCCAGCGCACGCCCAACAGTTTCGACGCGCACCGTCTGGTCCGCATCGCCGGCCGCCTGGGGCTGGGCAATGCCATGGCCGACGCGCTGTTCGCCGCCTATTTCGTCGAAGGTGTGGACATCGGCGACCCGGACGCGCTGGCCAGCGTCGCCGCCGGACTGGGGATGGACTTCGTCGAGACACGGCATCAGCTCTCCACAGATGCCGAATCGGCGTCGGTCCTTGCCGCCGATACGCTGGCCCGCCAGATGGGGCTGCAGGCGGTGCCCTGCTATATCTTCAATCGCCGCTACGCGCTCTCCGGCGCGCAGGAGCCTGCGAGTTTCCTGCCGCTGCTCGACCTCGGCAGCGAGGAGCCGGAGAACCTGTCGGTCGTCTCATGCTGA
- the nuoE gene encoding NADH-quinone oxidoreductase subunit NuoE, whose product MSAPASDHGHAEPTSFTFTPENLELAKRIIAKYPQGKQASACMPLLDVAQRQNGGWLPRVAMDAVADLLGMPRIRVYEVATFYTMYNKNPVGKHHIQVCTTTPCWLRGSDEIVHTCKSKLGIDVGETTADGQFTLGEVECSGACVNAPVVQIGDDYYEDVAPEHMERILDALARGETPKPGSQIGRQSSEPVGGPTTLKAFTTAQADD is encoded by the coding sequence ATGAGCGCGCCCGCTTCCGATCACGGCCACGCCGAGCCGACCAGCTTCACCTTCACTCCGGAAAACCTGGAGCTGGCGAAGCGCATCATCGCCAAGTACCCGCAGGGCAAGCAGGCCAGCGCCTGCATGCCGCTGCTGGACGTCGCCCAGCGGCAGAACGGCGGCTGGCTGCCGCGCGTCGCCATGGACGCCGTGGCCGACCTGCTCGGCATGCCGCGCATCCGCGTGTACGAGGTCGCGACCTTCTACACGATGTACAACAAGAACCCGGTCGGTAAGCACCACATCCAGGTCTGCACCACCACCCCCTGTTGGCTGCGCGGGTCGGACGAGATCGTCCACACCTGCAAGAGCAAGCTCGGCATCGACGTGGGCGAGACCACGGCCGACGGCCAGTTCACGCTGGGCGAGGTCGAGTGCTCGGGCGCCTGCGTCAACGCGCCGGTTGTGCAGATCGGCGACGATTACTACGAAGACGTGGCGCCGGAGCATATGGAGCGCATCCTCGACGCGCTGGCGCGCGGCGAGACGCCGAAGCCCGGTTCGCAGATCGGCCGTCAGTCCTCGGAGCCGGTCGGCGGCCCGACGACGCTGAAGGCTTTCACCACCGCGCAAGCGGACGATTGA
- a CDS encoding NADH-quinone oxidoreductase subunit D yields MTGQGGAISASGPETKTQIKPYTMNFGPQHPAAHGVLRLVMELNGEVVERCDPHIGLLHRGTEKLIEYKTYIQAVPYFDRLDYVSPMCMEHAYVLGIENLLQIKAPLRAQYIRVLFSEITRILNHILSITTGALDVGAITPALWGFEEREILMEFYERVSGARLHANYFRPGGVAWDIPDGLLDDIWAFTERFPKFMDDLESLLTENRIFKQRTVDIGIVTKEQALDWAFTGPMLRGSGVAWDLRKSQPYEVYDRMEFDVPVGLTGDCWARYLVRMEEMKQSLRIIRQCCKEMPAGPYKIQDRKVSPPPRGEMKRSMEALIHHFKLFTEGFHVPAGETYTAIEAPKGEFGVYLVSDGTNKPYRCKIRAPGFAHLQGLDFMSKGHMLADAVANIASMDIVFGEIDR; encoded by the coding sequence ATGACTGGTCAGGGCGGGGCGATCAGCGCCTCCGGTCCGGAGACCAAGACGCAGATCAAGCCCTACACGATGAATTTCGGGCCGCAGCACCCGGCCGCCCACGGCGTGCTCCGTCTGGTGATGGAGTTGAACGGCGAGGTGGTGGAGCGCTGCGATCCGCACATCGGCCTGCTGCACCGCGGCACCGAGAAGCTGATCGAGTACAAGACCTACATCCAGGCCGTGCCGTACTTCGACCGTCTGGACTATGTCAGTCCGATGTGCATGGAGCACGCCTATGTGCTCGGCATCGAGAACCTGCTGCAGATCAAGGCGCCGCTGCGTGCCCAGTACATCCGCGTGCTGTTCTCGGAAATCACGCGCATCCTGAACCACATCCTGTCGATCACGACCGGTGCGCTGGACGTCGGCGCGATCACCCCGGCGCTGTGGGGCTTCGAGGAACGCGAAATCCTCATGGAGTTCTACGAGCGCGTATCGGGTGCCCGCCTGCACGCCAACTATTTCCGGCCGGGCGGCGTCGCCTGGGACATCCCGGACGGGCTGCTGGACGACATCTGGGCCTTCACCGAGCGTTTTCCGAAGTTCATGGACGACCTCGAAAGCCTGCTGACCGAGAACCGCATCTTCAAGCAGCGCACGGTCGACATCGGCATCGTCACCAAGGAGCAGGCGCTCGACTGGGCCTTCACCGGTCCGATGCTGCGCGGCTCCGGCGTCGCCTGGGATCTGCGCAAGTCGCAGCCCTATGAAGTCTATGACCGCATGGAGTTCGACGTCCCGGTCGGCCTGACCGGCGACTGCTGGGCGCGCTATCTCGTGCGCATGGAGGAGATGAAGCAGTCGCTGCGCATCATCCGCCAGTGCTGCAAGGAGATGCCGGCCGGTCCCTACAAGATCCAGGACCGCAAGGTGTCCCCGCCGCCGCGCGGCGAGATGAAGCGCTCGATGGAAGCGCTGATCCACCACTTCAAGCTCTTCACCGAGGGCTTCCACGTTCCCGCCGGCGAGACCTACACCGCCATCGAGGCGCCCAAGGGCGAGTTCGGCGTGTATCTGGTGTCCGACGGCACCAACAAGCCCTACCGCTGCAAGATCCGCGCGCCGGGCTTCGCCCACCTTCAGGGCCTGGACTTCATGTCGAAGGGTCACATGCTGGCCGACGCCGTCGCCAACATCGCCTCGATGGACATCGTTTTCGGAGAAATCGATCGATGA